The DNA segment CCAGGATCAGGCGGGCGGCCGGGCGCCGCTGCTGTTGCTGGACGAGGTGGCGGCGCATCTGGACGACGTCCGGCGCACCGCCCTGTTCGACGAGCTGTGCGGCCTTCGGGCGCAGAGCTGGATGACCGGAACCGACGCGCTGCTGTTCGCCGGCTTCGGGGAAAGGGCCCAGTTTTTCCGGGTGACGGACGCAACGGTCGCCCCAGATAAGGTTGAGACGTGATGAGCACCGAACCCATGATCCCCAACGATCCTCACGCCAGCGCGAACGGCGCCGAGGAATACGGCGCCGGCTCGATCCAGGTGCTGCGTGGTCTGGAGGCGGTGCGCAAGCGTCCCGGCATGTATATCGGCGACACCGACGACGGCTCGGGCCTGCATCGCATGATCTACGAGGCGGTGGACAACGCCGTCGACGAGATCATGAACGGCTTCGGCGACCGCTGCGACGTGGTGCTGAACGCCGACGGCTCGGTGCTGGTCACCGACAACGGCCGTGGCATCCCGGTGGACATCCATCCCGAGGAAGGCATCTCGGCCGCCGAGGTGGCGCTGACCAAGCTGCATGCCGGCGGCAAGTTCGAGCAGAATTCCAACCGCATTTCGTCGGGCCTGCACGGCGTCGGCATCTCGGTGGTCAATGCGCTCTCGGAATGGCTGGAACTGCGCATCTGGCGCCATGGCAAGGAGCACTTCATGCGCTTCCGCCACGGCGAGCCCGAGGCGCCGCTGTCCGTGGTGGGCGAGTCCGGCGACCGCACCGGCACCCAGGTGATGTTCCTGCCGTCCAAGGGGACCTTCTCGCACACTGAGTTCGACTTCGACACGGTGGAGCACCGCCTGCGCGAACTGGCCTTCCTCAACTGGCGGGCCACCCTGACGCTCAAGGACGAGCGCCACGCCGACCCCCGCGACGTCACCCTGCATTACGAGGGCGGCGTCCAGGCCTTCGTCCAGTGGCTGGACCGCTCCAAGGAGGCGCTGCACGCCCCCATCCTGGTCTCCGCCGAGCGCGACGTGGTGCGTCTGGAACTGTCCATGGAATGGACCGACAGCTATCACGAGACCTGTCTGTGCTTCACCAACAACGTGCCGCAGAAGGACGGCGGCACCCATCTGGCCGGTTTTCGCGCCGCGCTGACGCGAACCGTCAACGCCTATGCCAATGAATCGGGTATCGCCAAGAAGGAAAAGGTCAACCTGGCCGGCGACGACATGCGCGAGGGCCTGACCTGCGTGCTGTCCATCAAGATGCCCGACCCCAAGTTCTCCTCCCAGGCCAAGGAAAAGCTGGTTTCCTCCGAGGTGCGTCCCCTGGTGGAGAACCTGGTGGGCGAGAAGCTGGCCGAGTGGTTCGAGGAGCACCCCTCCGAGGCCCGCAAGATCGTCACCAAGGTGGTCGAGGCCGCCGCCGCCCGCGAGGCGGCGCGCAAGGCCCGCGAACTGACCCGGCGCAAGGGCGTGCTCGACATCGCCACCCTGCCGGGCAAGCTGGCCGATTGTCAGGAACGCGACCCGGCGCTGTCCGAACTGTTCATCGTCGAGGGCGATTCGGCCGGCGGCTCCGCCAAGCAGGGGCGCAACCGCGCCAATCAGGCCATCCTGCCGCTCAAGGGCAAGATCCTCAACGTGGAGCGGGCCCGCTTCGACAAGATGCTGTCCTCGGCCGAGATCGGCACCCTGATCGCCGCCATGGGCACCGGTATCGGGCGTGAGGATTTCAACGTCGACAAGGCGCGTTACCACAAGATCATCATCATGACCGACGCGGACGTGGACGGCTCCCACATCCGTACCCTGCTGCTGACCTTCTTCTATCGCCAGATGCCGCAGCTGATCGAGCGCGGCTACCTCTACATCGCCCAGCCGCCGCTCTACCGCGCCAAGCGCGGGCAGAGCGAGGTCTACCTCAAGGACGACCGGGCGCTGGAGGAATACCTGATCGACGGCGGCCTGTCCGACGCCGTGCTGCGTCTGGCCGACGGTACCCAGGTGGCGGCCGCCGATCTGCGCGCCCTGGTCGAGCAGTCTCGTGCGGTGCGCAATCTGCTGAACCCGCTGACCCGGCGTCTGCCGCTCAAGTTCCTGGAGCAGGCGGCCATCGCCGACGCCCTGGATTCGACCCTGCTCACCGATCAGGCCCGCGGTCCGGCCATGGCGGAAGATCTGGCCCGGCGCCTCAACGCCCTCGAGCCGCAACTGGAACGCGGCTGGACCGGGACCTGGGTGGAAGGCGACGGCTACTCGTTCTCCCGCACCCTGCGCGGCGTCACCGAGACCCATCACCTGGATTCGGCGGTGATCCGCTCGGCCGAGGCCCGGCGCCTGCACGACCTCGCGCCGCGCCTGCGTGAAACCTTCGATCAGGCCGCCACCCTGGTGGTCAAGGAGCGCGAGACGGTCCTGGCCGGGCCGGTCGCCCTGGTCACCGCCGTGATGGAGCAGGGCCGCCGCGGCATCGCCATCCAGCGCTATAAGGGCCTGGGCGAGATGAATCCCGAACAGCTATGGGAAACCACCCTGGACCCGCAGGTGCGTTCGCTGCTGCAGGTCAAGGTTGCCCAGGCCGACGACGCCGAACAGGTGTTCTCCACCCTGATGGGCGACGTGGTCGAACCCCGCCGCGACTTCATCCAGACCAACGCGCTGAAGGTCTCGAACCTGGACGTTTAACCGGCCATACGCTGGGAGGGGGGGGCGCTTTCGCGCCGCCCCATGTGGTTGATCCAGCGCCGGGCCAGGTTGACCAGCACGCGGCGTTCCAGCGCGCCGGGAGTGCCGTTTCTCCACGAATCCAGCAGGCGGCGGGCCGAGGCGATAATGGCCATGTGGTCGCTGCGCGGGGCTTCGTCATGGGCGAAATGGATGACGATGGTCCGGACCAGGGTTTCCAGGGCCTGTTCCACCACTTCGGGCGGCGCTCCCACCGAGCGGGCGACGTCGATCTCGTTGAGGATGCTGATCACCTGCCGATGCTCGGCATCGGCCTGGACATTACCCACCGAGAAACGCGCGTCCCAAATGGCGATCATCTTCGCCCCCGAATTTACCCTTTGTTAAGAGTGCCTCGGGAAGGCCGCAATGTTGATGGGGGTAAACGGGTAGCCGTGCCGCTACCCCGGAGGAGGGGGGACTCCCCTCCGGCGTAGCGGCTTTATACTTCAGGCTATTCCGCGGCGGCCATGCGGTCGCGGCCTACCGGATGGGTAAGGCGGGACAGCATTTCCTTCGGCACCACCTGCCAGAAGCGGGGCAGCTCGCGGTCCCAGTCGGCCAGCAGGGATTCCGCCCAGGCCGAGCCGGTGACGGCGGCGTGCTCCTGCACCAGGGCCTTCAGCACACCTTCCCAATGGGGCGTCTCGGGCCGTTGCCAGATGACGCTTTCCGGGTTGACCCGCCGCGCGAAGCTTTCGTCGGAATCGTAGACGAAGGCCATGCCGCCGGTCATGCCGGCGGCGAAGTTGGCGCCCACCGGTCCCAGGATCACGGCGGTGCCGCCGGTCATGTACTCGCAGCCGTTGGAGCCGCAGCCCTCGATCACCGTCTCGGCGCCCGAATTGCGGACGGCGAAGCGCTCGCCCGCCTGGCCGGCGGCGAACAGCTTGCCCGCCGTGGCGCCGTACAGCACGGTGTTGCCGATGATGGTGTTCTGGTTGCTCTTCAGCGCCGAGGCCACCGGCGGCCGCACGATGATGGTGCCGCCCGACAGGCCCTTGCCCACGTAGTCGTTGGAATCGCCGAACACTTCCAGCGTCAGGCCCTGCACCGCGAAGGCGCCGAGGCTTTGGCCCGCCGAGCCGCGCAACCGCACGGTGACGTGACCGGGCTCGAGGCCCGTCATGCCGTGGCGCTTGAAAATCTTGTGGCTGAGCTTGGTGCCGATGGCGCGCTGGACGTTGCGCACGTTGTAGTCCAACTGCATCTTCTCGCCATCTTCCAGGGCGGGCTTGGCGTCGATGATCATCTGGGCGTCCAGGGTCTCGGGGACCTCCTGGGTCTTGTCCTCGACGCAATAGCGGGGGAAGCCGCCGGTGTCGGCCTGGGCCAGCAGCGGGTTCAGGTCCAGGTCGTCCAGATGGCTGGCGCCCCGGCTGACCTGATGCAGCATGTCGGCGCGGCCGATGATCTCGGACAGCGAGCGCACACCCAAGGAGGCGAGGATTTCGCGCACCTCCTCGGCGATGAAGCTGAACAGGTTGACCACCTTCTCCGGCGAACCGGTGAACTTCTCGCGCAAGGACAGGTCCTGGGTGCACACCCCCACCGGGCAGGTGTTGGAGTGGCACTGACGGACCATGATGCAGCCCATGGCCACCAGGGACGAGGTGCCGATGCCGAATTCCTCGGCGCCCAGCATGGCGGCGATGACGATGTCGCGGCCGGTCTTCAGGCCGCCGTCGGTGCGCAGCTTGACGCGGTGGCGCAGGCGGTTGAGCGTCAGCACCTGATGGGCCTCGGACAGGCCCAGTTCCCAGGGCAGCCCGGCGAACTTGATGGAGGTCTGAGGCGACGCGCCGGTGCCGCCCACATGGCCGGAGACCAGGATGGTATCGGCCTTGGCCTTGGCGACGCCGGCCGCCACCGTGCCGATGCCGGAGCGCGACACCAGCTTCACCGTGACGCGGGCGTGCGGGTTGATCTGCTTCAGGTCGTAGATCAACTGGGCCAGGTCTTCGATGGAATAGATGTCGTGGTGGGGCGGCGGGCTGATCAGCATGACGCCCGGCGTGGCGTGGCGCAGCTTGGCGATCTCCACCGTCACCTTGAAGCCGGGCAACTGGCCGCCCTCGCCGGGCTTGGCGCCCTGGGCCACCTTGATCTCGATCTCGCGGCACATGTTCAGGTATTCGGCGGTGACGCCGAAGCGGCCCGAGGCGATCTGCTTGACCGCCGAATTGGCGTTGTCGCCGTTGGGGCGCGGGCGATAGCGCTCGCGGTCCTCGCCGCCCTCGCCCGACACCGACTTGGCGCCGATGCGGTTCATGGCGATGTTCAGCGTGCCGTGGGCCTCGGGCGACAGCGCCCCCAGGCTCATGCCGGGGGTCAGGAAGCGCTTCCTGATCTCGGTGATGCTTTCCACCTCGTCCAGGCTGACCGGGGCACCGGCCGGCTTCAGGTCGAGGAGGTCGCGGATGGTGATGGGCGGAAGCCTCCGCATGCCGTCCGAGTACTTCTTGTAGGTGGCGTAGGAATCGCTGGCTACCGCCATCTGCAGCAGGTGGATCAGGCTGCCGTCGAAGGAATGGGCCTCGGAGCCGCGCCGCATGCGGTAGAAGCCGCCGATGGGCAGGGCAGGGGCCGGGCCGGCAAAGCCGGTGGCGTGCTGCTCGACGCTCTTCTTCTGGATGCCGGCCAGACCGATGCCGGAGATGCGGCTGGTCATGCCGGGGAAGAACTCGGCCACCAGGGTGCGCGACAGGCCCACCGCCTCGAAATTGTAGCCGCCGCGATAGGAACTGACGATGGAGATGCCCATCTTGGCCATGATCTTCAAAAGACCCTGGTCCAGGGCGTACTTGTAGCGCCGCACGCATTCCTCGAGCGCCATGGAGCCGAACAGGCCCCGGCGCTGGCGGTCGGCGATGGCCTCCTGGGCCAGATAGGCGTTGACCGTGGTGGCGCCCACGCCGATCAGCACGGCGAAGTAGTGCACGTCCAGGCACTCGCCCGAGCGCACGTTGAGCGAGGTCCAGGTGCGCAAGGACAGGCGCACCAGATGGGAGTGCACACCACCGGCCGCCAGGATCATGGGGATGGCGGCGCGGGTTTCGCCGATGCCCTCGTCGGTGAGGATCAGATGGGTACAGCCGCCCCTGACCGCCTCTTCCGATTCGCGCCGCACGCGGGCCAGGGCATCGCGGAGCGCCTCGACCCCACCCTTGGGGTCGAAGGTGCAGTCGATGGAGGCCGCCGCCTCGCCCATGTACTTGCGCATGGCGGCGAACTCGGCGTTGGACAGCACCGGGCTTTCCAGTTGCAGCAGGTCGCACTGGCTCTCATCCTCGTCGAGGATGTTGCCCAGGTTGCCGAGACGGGTGCGCAGGCTCATCACCCTTGATTCGCGCAAGCTGTCGATGGGCGGATTGGTCACCTGACTGAAGTTCTGCTTGAAGAAGTGGTGCAGGCCGCGATAGCCGGCCGACAGCACCGCCAGCGGCGTATCGTCGCCCATGGAGCCGATGGCTTCCTTGGCGTCCTCGACCATGGGGTGGAGGATCAGCTCCATGTCTTCCATGGTCATACCATAGGCCGCCTGACGGCGGCGCAATTCATCCGAGGAGAGTTCCGCCGGTTCGGGCGCCCCGGTCTTGACCAGGGAGTCCAGTTCGGTGATGCGCTTGACCCAGGCCGAGTAGTTGCGGCGCGAGGACAGCAGGTCCTTGATCTCCGCGTCGCGGTAGAACTTGCCGGCGTCCAGGTCGATGGCGATGCTTTGGCCCGGTCCGACGCGGCCCTTTTCCACCACGTCGCAATCCTTGACCTTTACCATGCCGGTCTCGGAGCCGAGGATCAGCAGGCCGGTTCGGGTGATGGTGAAGCGCATGGGGCGGAGCCCATTGCGGTCGACGCCCGCCACCGCCCACTGGCCGTCGGTGGCGCAGATGGCGGCGGGGCCGTCCCACGGCTCGATCACCGAGTTGCAATAGCCGAAGAAGGTGCGATGCGCCTCGGGCATCAGGGCGTTGGACCCCAGGCTCTCGGGGATCAGCATCTGCTTGACCAGCGGCGCCGGGCGCCCGGCGCGGCACATCACCTCGAAGACGTTGTCGAGCGCGGCCGAATCCGAGCCGCCCGGCTGGACGATGGGCTTCAAGTCGTCCATGGCTTGCCCGAACACCTCGTGTTCCATGCGCGGCTCGTGGGCCTTCATCCAGTTGATGTTGCCGGTCAGCGTGTTGATCTCGCCGTTATGGGCGAGCATGCGGAACGGCTGGGCCAGACGCCAGGTGGGGAAGGTGTTGGTGGAATAGCGCTGGTGATAGATGGCGAAGCGCGACACGAAGCGCTTGTCCAGCAGATCGGGATAGAAGCTGGTCAACTGCTCGGCCAGGAACATGCCCTTGTAGATGATGGAGCGGCACGACAGCGAGCAGATGTAGAAGTCGTTGATGTGGCTGCCCAGCACCCGCTTCTCGATGCGGCGGCGGATGACGAACAGGTCGGCCTCGAACCGCTCCTCGCTGGTGCCCAGCGTGTTGGCGATCATGATCTGCTCGATCTCGGGCCGGGTGGCGTTGGCCTTCTCGCCGATGATCGACACGTCCACCGGCACCTGACGCCAGCCGTAAATGGAATAGCCGAAGTTCAGGATTTCGGTCTCGACGATGCAGCGGCAGCTTTCCTGGGCGCCCAGATCGGTCTTGGGCAGGAACACCATGCCGACGGCCAGCCGTCCGGCGGCCACCGCGTGCCCGGAATTGGCCACGTGCTCCTTGAAGAAATCCTGGGGGATTTCAACGTGGATGCCGGCACCGTCGCCGGTCTTGCCGTCGGCGTCCACCGCGCCGCGATGGAACAGCACCGACAGCGCCTGGATGCCGGCTTCCACCACGTCGCGCCGGGGCTTGCCGTCCAGCGCCGCCACCATGCCGACGCCGCAGGCGTCATGCGGGCGGGTGTCGATGCCGGCGGATTCCAGGATCTCCTGGTTGGCGAGGTATTGGGAGACGAAATCGGACATGGTGTTCTCCTTGGCCCCGGTGGGCCTGTCCCAAGCGGTGTTTTCACCACGAAGGCACGAAGACACGAAGAAAAGAGGAGGAAATTCTTTCTTCTTAATCCTTCGCGCCTTCGTGCCTTCGTGGTTAATCCTGATCTACTCGGCCGCCTGGGCGGACTTGGCACTGACATAGCGGTGGATGGACTCGGCGGCGTCGCGGCCGTCCTTGATGGCCCAGACCACCAGCGAGGCGCCGCGCACGATGTCGCCGGCGCCGAACACGCCGTCCAGGCTGGTCATCAGGCCGGCATCGGTCTCGACGGTGCCCCATTTGGAGACCTTGAGATCGGGGGCGCCGAACAGGACGGGCACGTCCTCGGGATCGAAGCCGAGCGCCGCGATGACCATGTCGGCGGGCAGCGTGAAGCCCGAGCCCTCGATCACCACCGGGCTCTGACGGCCCGAGGCGTCGGGCATGCCCAGATGCATGCGCACGGCCTTGACGCCCTCGGCCTGCTTGGCGCCGGCGATGGCTTCGGGGGCGGCCATCCACACGAACTCGACGCCTTCCTCCTCGGCATGGGCCACCTCGCGCTTGGAGCCGGGCATGTTGGCCCGGTCCCGGCGATAGAGGCACTTCACCGACTTGGCGCCCTGACGGATGGCGGTGCGCACGCAGTCCATGGCGGTGTCGCCGCCGCCGATGACCACCACGTTCTTGCCCTTGGCGTTCAGGTCACCCACCGTCTCGCCCAGATCGCGGCGGTTCTGGGCGATCAGGTAGTCCAGCGCGGCGTGCACGCCGGGCAGGTCCGAGCCGGTGATGCCCAGCGGCTTGGCCTTATAAACACCGGTGGCGATCAGCACCGCGTCGTGGCGGGAACGCAACTCGGCGAAGGAGACGGTCTTGCCGATCTCCACGCCGGTCTCGAACACGATGCCCGATTCGGCCAGCAGGCGGATGCGGCGCTCCACCACGTACTTTTCCAGCTTGAAGCCGGGAATGCCGTAGATCAGCAGGCCGCCCATGCGGTCGTGGCGGTCATAGACGGTGACGGCATGGCCCTTGCGGCGCAGTGCCTCGGCCGCCGCCAGACCGGCGGGACCGCCGCCGACGACGCCCACCGAGCGCCCCGATTCGGCGCCGGGCAGCACCGGCTTGACCCAGCCCTCGGCGAAGGCGGTTTCGGTGATGTGCTTCTCCACCGCGCCGATGGTGACGTTGCCGTGAAGGGATTGCTCCAGGACGCAATTGCCCTCGCACAGGCGGTCCTGGGGGCAGATGCGGCCGCAAATCTCGGGGAAGGTGTTGGTGGCCGAGGAAACGGCATAGGCCTCCTCCATCCGGTCCCCCGCCACCAGCATCAGCCAGTCGGGGACGTTGTTGCCCAGCGGGCAGTGGATGGAGCAGAAGGGGATGCCGCACTGCTCGCAGCGCGAGGCCTGCTCGCCGGCCGCCGGAGCCGTGAAGGCGGTGCTGATCTCGCCGAAATCCTTGCGGCGTTCGGCGGCGCCGCGCTTGTCGGGCTGGCGCTGATGGAGGTGGGTGAACTGCAGCATCTTGCGGGGCATGGCGAATCCTCGAACCCTGGGGGCGGCGAAAAAATACGTCAGAAAGCGTGACCAATCAACGGAAATCGCACGAATGGGTAAGCTATGCTGACGTAAATATGGGCTGGACTGGCTTTGGTTGAATTTGTCCACATAAGGCTGGGGTGTTGGCTGGATATATAGTCCCATTCCGGTCCTTTCCGATTCCCTTCCGACTCGTCGGGCTCGGTGCTATAAGAGGGCAGCCGTTTACGGGGGGCACCCAAGTGACGTTCCTGGAAGTCCTGGTCGTGGCCCTGATTCAGGGGCTGGGAGAGGTGTTGCCTCTCGGTGCTGCTGGTTATCTGGCGGCGCTGCCCAATCTGGCCGCCACGTCCGAGGGACGGGCGGCGCTGTCGGTGGCGGCCCATGCCGGCACCCTGCTGGCCCTGATGATCTATTTCTGGCGCGACGTGCTGGCCATGAGCGTCGGCCTGTGGCGGCTGGCCAAGGGCAAGCCCGATTACGGCTCGCATCTTCTGCTGCACGTGCTGGCCGGGACCATTCCCGCCGCCATCGCCGGCTGGCTGCTATTGGAGCGCTCCCACTCCCTGGTGGGGCAGACAGGCGCGGCCGTCATTCTCATCGTCGGCGGGGTGCTGCTGTGGGGCTGCGACAAGCTGGGCGTCACGGTGCGCCGGGTGGAGCACATGGGTTTTTTCAGCGCCGTCGGCCTGGGCGTCCTGCAGATTCTATCCCTGGTGCCCGGCGTGTCGCGTACCGGAATCATCATCACCGCCGCCCGTCTGCTGGGCTGGGAACGTCAGGCGGCCGTGCGCTTTTCCATGCTGCTGGCCATGCCGCTGGTGCTGGGACACGGCATCAAGACCTTCTGGGGGCTGGCCCACCAGTCTCATCTGGTGCTGTCCGCCGACCTGCTGATGGCGGCCGCCGTCGCCGGACTGGCCTCGCTGCTGGGGCTGGCGGGCATGATGGCCTGGGTGGAGCGCAACACCTTCACCCCCTTCGCCGTGGTCCGTATCGGCTTCGGGCTGGCGGTTCTGGGGCTGGTGTTCTTCGGCTGATCCGTGTCTATGAACAAGCCTACCGTCCGAAAATCCCCTTGAGCAGGTCGTCGATGGCGCCGCCGATGCCGCGCGCCGCGTCGCCGGCCGCCTGGGCGGCGCCGGCCACGAAGTCTCCGACGCTTTCGGCCGCGCCGGGCTCGGCGGGAACCTCCGGGGTGCGCAAGGGCCGGGCGGGCAGGCCGCGATGGGCGGCCACCATCACCTGCTTCCACAACTGGGCGGGCAGACCGCCGCCGGTGACCTTCTTCATCTCGATGCGGTAATCGTCGTTGCCCATCCACACGCCGGCCACGTAATCGGCGGTGAAGCCCATGAACCAGGCGTCGCGGTAGTCCTGGGTGGTGCCGGTCTTGCCCGCCGCCGGGCGATCCAGCCGGGCGGCCTTGCCCGAGCCTTGGGTGATGACGGCGCCCATCATGTCGTGCATGCGCGACAGTGCCACCGGCGACACCACCTGACCAAAGCCGCCGCCCTGGCGCTGATAGAGCACCTTGCCGGCGGGGTCGGTGATGTGGGAGACGCCGAAGGCGCCGACCCCGAAGCCGCCATTGGCCAGGGCGGCATAGGCGGTGGTCATCTCCAGCAGCGACACCTCGCTGGTGCCCAGAGCCAGGGTGGCGTCGTTCCTGAGGTCCGAGGTGATGCCTAGGCGCCGCGCCGTGGCGATCACCCGGGCGGGACCCACTTCCTCCACCAGCCGCACGGCGACGGTATTGACCGATTCGGCCAGGGCCTGGCGCAGCGGGATGGGGCCGAGATACTTGCCGGTGTAATTGCCGGGGCTCCAGTTGCCCAGGCGGACGGGCTTGTCTTCGAAGATGTCGTCGGGGGTGTGGCCCATCTCCATGGCGGTCAGGTAGACGAAGGGCTTGAACGATGAACCGGGTTGGCGCAGTCCCTGGGTGGCGCGGTTGAACTGGCTGTCGTCGTAATCCTTGCCGCCGGTCAGCGCCCGGACGGCGCCGTCCGGGCTCATCACCACCACGGCACCCTGGGTGGCGTGGGCCTTGGCGCCGGGGCCGGTGATCATGGCCTTGAGATCGGCCTCCACCTTGCGCTGCAGGCTGATGTCGAGCGTGGTGTGGACGATGATGTCCTTGCCGGCCACCTCGCCGAACTGGTCCAGATTGCCCATCACCCAGTCGGCGAAATAGCGCCCGGCGGGGATGGGGCGGCGCACCAGTTGGGCGGCGCCGGTCACCTGGACGGTGTCGGCGGTCTTCTGGTCGATGTAGCCGGCCTTGACCATGTTGTCCAACACGTCGGCGGTGCGCTTGCGCGACGCCTCGGGGTCGTTCAAGGGCGAATAGCGCGACGGTGCCTTCAGCAGGCCGGCCAGGACGGCGGCCTGATAGACGTCGACCTTGCGGGCCGAGACGTCGAAATAGCGCTTGGCGGCGGCGTCCACCCCGAAGGTGCCCGAGCCCAGATAGACCCGGTTGAGGTAGAGCCCGAGGATCTGCTCCTTGGAAAAGCGCTTTTCCAGCCACAGCGCCATCAGTACCTCCTGCACCTTGCGCTTCATGGTGCGGTCGGGGGTGAGGAACAGGTTCTTGGCCAATTGCTGGGTGATGGTCGAGCCGCCCTGCACCGTGTGCCCGGCCCGCAGGTTGACGAACAGGGCGCGCGCCAGGCCGATGGGGTCGACGCCCCAATGGCTGTAGAAGCGGCGGTCCTCGGTGGCCAGCACCGCCTGGGCGATGAAGGGCGACATCTCGCCGAGGTCCAGCGGTTCGCCGTAGAGGTCGCCATAGGCGGCGAAGACCTCGCCCTCCACCGACTGGAACACCGCGCTGGGCCGCCGGGTCTGGGCGGTCATGCGGTCGATGTCGGGCAGGTCCAGGGCGTAATAGGCCACCACGCCGCCC comes from the Magnetospirillum sp. 15-1 genome and includes:
- the gyrB gene encoding DNA topoisomerase (ATP-hydrolyzing) subunit B, whose protein sequence is MSTEPMIPNDPHASANGAEEYGAGSIQVLRGLEAVRKRPGMYIGDTDDGSGLHRMIYEAVDNAVDEIMNGFGDRCDVVLNADGSVLVTDNGRGIPVDIHPEEGISAAEVALTKLHAGGKFEQNSNRISSGLHGVGISVVNALSEWLELRIWRHGKEHFMRFRHGEPEAPLSVVGESGDRTGTQVMFLPSKGTFSHTEFDFDTVEHRLRELAFLNWRATLTLKDERHADPRDVTLHYEGGVQAFVQWLDRSKEALHAPILVSAERDVVRLELSMEWTDSYHETCLCFTNNVPQKDGGTHLAGFRAALTRTVNAYANESGIAKKEKVNLAGDDMREGLTCVLSIKMPDPKFSSQAKEKLVSSEVRPLVENLVGEKLAEWFEEHPSEARKIVTKVVEAAAAREAARKARELTRRKGVLDIATLPGKLADCQERDPALSELFIVEGDSAGGSAKQGRNRANQAILPLKGKILNVERARFDKMLSSAEIGTLIAAMGTGIGREDFNVDKARYHKIIIMTDADVDGSHIRTLLLTFFYRQMPQLIERGYLYIAQPPLYRAKRGQSEVYLKDDRALEEYLIDGGLSDAVLRLADGTQVAAADLRALVEQSRAVRNLLNPLTRRLPLKFLEQAAIADALDSTLLTDQARGPAMAEDLARRLNALEPQLERGWTGTWVEGDGYSFSRTLRGVTETHHLDSAVIRSAEARRLHDLAPRLRETFDQAATLVVKERETVLAGPVALVTAVMEQGRRGIAIQRYKGLGEMNPEQLWETTLDPQVRSLLQVKVAQADDAEQVFSTLMGDVVEPRRDFIQTNALKVSNLDV
- the gltB gene encoding glutamate synthase large subunit, which produces MSDFVSQYLANQEILESAGIDTRPHDACGVGMVAALDGKPRRDVVEAGIQALSVLFHRGAVDADGKTGDGAGIHVEIPQDFFKEHVANSGHAVAAGRLAVGMVFLPKTDLGAQESCRCIVETEILNFGYSIYGWRQVPVDVSIIGEKANATRPEIEQIMIANTLGTSEERFEADLFVIRRRIEKRVLGSHINDFYICSLSCRSIIYKGMFLAEQLTSFYPDLLDKRFVSRFAIYHQRYSTNTFPTWRLAQPFRMLAHNGEINTLTGNINWMKAHEPRMEHEVFGQAMDDLKPIVQPGGSDSAALDNVFEVMCRAGRPAPLVKQMLIPESLGSNALMPEAHRTFFGYCNSVIEPWDGPAAICATDGQWAVAGVDRNGLRPMRFTITRTGLLILGSETGMVKVKDCDVVEKGRVGPGQSIAIDLDAGKFYRDAEIKDLLSSRRNYSAWVKRITELDSLVKTGAPEPAELSSDELRRRQAAYGMTMEDMELILHPMVEDAKEAIGSMGDDTPLAVLSAGYRGLHHFFKQNFSQVTNPPIDSLRESRVMSLRTRLGNLGNILDEDESQCDLLQLESPVLSNAEFAAMRKYMGEAAASIDCTFDPKGGVEALRDALARVRRESEEAVRGGCTHLILTDEGIGETRAAIPMILAAGGVHSHLVRLSLRTWTSLNVRSGECLDVHYFAVLIGVGATTVNAYLAQEAIADRQRRGLFGSMALEECVRRYKYALDQGLLKIMAKMGISIVSSYRGGYNFEAVGLSRTLVAEFFPGMTSRISGIGLAGIQKKSVEQHATGFAGPAPALPIGGFYRMRRGSEAHSFDGSLIHLLQMAVASDSYATYKKYSDGMRRLPPITIRDLLDLKPAGAPVSLDEVESITEIRKRFLTPGMSLGALSPEAHGTLNIAMNRIGAKSVSGEGGEDRERYRPRPNGDNANSAVKQIASGRFGVTAEYLNMCREIEIKVAQGAKPGEGGQLPGFKVTVEIAKLRHATPGVMLISPPPHHDIYSIEDLAQLIYDLKQINPHARVTVKLVSRSGIGTVAAGVAKAKADTILVSGHVGGTGASPQTSIKFAGLPWELGLSEAHQVLTLNRLRHRVKLRTDGGLKTGRDIVIAAMLGAEEFGIGTSSLVAMGCIMVRQCHSNTCPVGVCTQDLSLREKFTGSPEKVVNLFSFIAEEVREILASLGVRSLSEIIGRADMLHQVSRGASHLDDLDLNPLLAQADTGGFPRYCVEDKTQEVPETLDAQMIIDAKPALEDGEKMQLDYNVRNVQRAIGTKLSHKIFKRHGMTGLEPGHVTVRLRGSAGQSLGAFAVQGLTLEVFGDSNDYVGKGLSGGTIIVRPPVASALKSNQNTIIGNTVLYGATAGKLFAAGQAGERFAVRNSGAETVIEGCGSNGCEYMTGGTAVILGPVGANFAAGMTGGMAFVYDSDESFARRVNPESVIWQRPETPHWEGVLKALVQEHAAVTGSAWAESLLADWDRELPRFWQVVPKEMLSRLTHPVGRDRMAAAE
- a CDS encoding NAD(P)-dependent oxidoreductase translates to MPRKMLQFTHLHQRQPDKRGAAERRKDFGEISTAFTAPAAGEQASRCEQCGIPFCSIHCPLGNNVPDWLMLVAGDRMEEAYAVSSATNTFPEICGRICPQDRLCEGNCVLEQSLHGNVTIGAVEKHITETAFAEGWVKPVLPGAESGRSVGVVGGGPAGLAAAEALRRKGHAVTVYDRHDRMGGLLIYGIPGFKLEKYVVERRIRLLAESGIVFETGVEIGKTVSFAELRSRHDAVLIATGVYKAKPLGITGSDLPGVHAALDYLIAQNRRDLGETVGDLNAKGKNVVVIGGGDTAMDCVRTAIRQGAKSVKCLYRRDRANMPGSKREVAHAEEEGVEFVWMAAPEAIAGAKQAEGVKAVRMHLGMPDASGRQSPVVIEGSGFTLPADMVIAALGFDPEDVPVLFGAPDLKVSKWGTVETDAGLMTSLDGVFGAGDIVRGASLVVWAIKDGRDAAESIHRYVSAKSAQAAE
- a CDS encoding undecaprenyl-diphosphate phosphatase is translated as MTFLEVLVVALIQGLGEVLPLGAAGYLAALPNLAATSEGRAALSVAAHAGTLLALMIYFWRDVLAMSVGLWRLAKGKPDYGSHLLLHVLAGTIPAAIAGWLLLERSHSLVGQTGAAVILIVGGVLLWGCDKLGVTVRRVEHMGFFSAVGLGVLQILSLVPGVSRTGIIITAARLLGWERQAAVRFSMLLAMPLVLGHGIKTFWGLAHQSHLVLSADLLMAAAVAGLASLLGLAGMMAWVERNTFTPFAVVRIGFGLAVLGLVFFG